A portion of the Canis aureus isolate CA01 chromosome 32, VMU_Caureus_v.1.0, whole genome shotgun sequence genome contains these proteins:
- the CYP11A1 gene encoding cholesterol side-chain cleavage enzyme, mitochondrial, with protein sequence MLAKGLPLRSVLVKGCQPFLSTVWEGPGHPRVPTGDGASISTQIPRPFSEIPTPGNNGWLNLYNFWREMGSQKIHYHQVQNFQKYGPIYREKLGSVESVYIIDPEDVALLFKFEGPTPERFCIPPWVAYHQYHQRPVGVLLKKSGAWKKDRLALNQEVMAPEAIKNFIPLLDPVSQDFVKVLHRRIKQQGSGKFSGDISDDLFRFAFESITNVMFGERLGMLEERVDPEAQRFIDAVYQMFHTSVPMLTFPPDLFRLFKTKTWRDHVAAWDVIFNKAEIYTQNFYWELRQKRDVDNYPGILHRLLKSNKLLFEDVKANITEMLAGGVDTTSMTLQWHLYEMARSLEVQEVLREEVLAARRQAQGNVSTMLQLVPLLKASIKETLRLHPISVTLQRYLENDLVLRNYMIPAKTLVQVSTYAMGQDPTFFLNPSKFDPTRWLGKDKELIHFRNLGFGWGVRQCVGRRIAELEMTLFLIHILENFRVEMQQLRDVGTTFNLILMPDKPIFLTFRPFNQDPPQV encoded by the exons ATGCTGGCCAAGGGGCTTCCTCTTCGCTCAGTCCTGGTCAAAGGCTGCCAGCCCTTCTTGAGCACCGTGTGGGAGGGTCCGGGGCATCCCAGGGTGCCCACCGGGGATGGAGCCAGTATCTCCACTCAGATTCCTCGCCCCTTCAGTGAGATCCCCACCCCAGGAAACAATGGCTGGCTAAACCTGTACAATTTCTGGAGGGAAATGGGCTCACAGAAAATCCACTATCACCAAGTCCAGAATTTCCAGAAGTATGGCCCCATTTACAG GGAGAAGCTGGGCAGCGTGGAGTCGGTTTATATCATCGACCCGGAAGATGTGGCCCTTCTGTTTAAGTTTGAGGGTCCCACTCCAGAACGATTTTGCATCCCGCCCTGGGTGGCCTATCACCAGTATCACCAGAGACCTGTTGGCGTCCTGTTGAA GAAGTCAGGAGCGTGGAAGAAAGACCGGCTGGCTTTGAACCAGGAGGTGATGGCTCCAGAGGCCATAAAGAACTTCATTCCCCTGCTGGACCCAGTGTCTCAGGACTTTGTCAAAGTCCTGCACAGGCGCATCAAGCAGCAGGGCTCCGGAAAGTTCTCAGGAGACATCAGTGATGATCTGTTTCGCTTCGCCTTTGAGT CCATCACCAATGTCATGTTCGGGGAGCGCCTGGGGATGCTGGAGGAGAGAGTGGACCCGGAGGCCCAGCGGTTCATCGATGCTGTCTACCAGATGTTTCACACCAGTGTCCCCATGCTCACCTTCCCCCCAGACCTGTTCCGTCTGTTCAAGACCAAGACCTGGAGGGACCATGTGGCTGCATGGGAtgtgattttcaacaaag CCGAGATCTACACCCAGAACTTCTACTGGGAACTGAGGCAGAAGCGAGACGTCGACAATTACCCGGGCATCCTGCACCGCCTCCTAAAAAGTAACAAGCTGCTTTTCGAGGACGTCAAGGCCAATATCACAGAGATGCTGGCGGGGGGTGTGGACACG ACGTCCATGACACTGCAGTGGCACCTCTACGAGATGGCACGCAGCCTGGAGGTGCAGGAGGTGCTGCGGGAGGAGGTCCTGGCCGCGCGGCGCCAGGCCCAGGGAAACGTGAGCACGATGCTGCAGCTGGTCCCGCTCCTCAAAGCCAGCATCAAGGAGACACTGAG ACTCCACCCCATCTCCGTGACCCTGCAGAGATACCTTGAAAATGACTTGGTTCTTCGAAATTACATGATTCCCGCCAAG ACGTTGGTGCAGGTGTCCACCTATGCCATGGGCCAGGACCCCACCTTCTTCCTCAACCCGAGCAAGTTTGACCCAACCCGCTGGCTGGGGAAGGACAAGGAGCTCATCCACTTCCGGAACCTGGGCTTTGGCTGGGGCGTGCGGCAGTGCGTGGGCCGGCGCATCGCTGAGCTCGAGATGACCCTCTTCCTCATCCAC ATTCTGGAGAACTTCAGAGTTGAAATGCAGCAACTCAGGGATGTGGGCACCACGTTCAACCTCATCCTGATGCCCGACAAGCCCATCTTCCTCACCTTCAGGCCGTTTAACCAGGACCCACCCCAGGTGTGA